A window of the Pseudomonas gozinkensis genome harbors these coding sequences:
- a CDS encoding glutaredoxin family protein produces the protein MLGNVLKKVALVLLVVVVYQNWGKIERVFNPSQMVAEQTRAQANVVLYATDWCGYCKQTKRFLDSKGIPFKEFDIEKDAEARKAYEALGGRGIPLIDVNGTLIRGFDPDEILAALK, from the coding sequence ATGCTCGGCAATGTGCTGAAAAAGGTTGCACTGGTTCTGCTGGTGGTCGTCGTCTATCAGAACTGGGGCAAGATCGAGCGAGTGTTCAATCCGTCGCAAATGGTCGCGGAGCAGACGCGGGCGCAGGCCAATGTCGTGCTGTATGCCACCGACTGGTGTGGCTACTGCAAGCAGACCAAGCGCTTTCTCGACAGCAAGGGGATTCCATTCAAGGAATTCGATATCGAAAAGGACGCCGAGGCGCGTAAGGCGTACGAAGCGCTGGGCGGCCGCGGGATCCCGCTGATCGACGTCAATGGCACGTTGATTCGCGGGTTTGATCCGGACGAAATTCTCGCTGCACTGAAATGA
- the yejK gene encoding nucleoid-associated protein YejK: MPIRHCIVHLIDKKPDGTPAVLHARDSELAESAAIENMLADLNESYNAKQGKAWGLFHPESGAFPFSGWLKEYMEGGKDFTAFSKVAVEHLQKLMEESNLSVGGHVLFAHYQQGMTDYLAIALLHHSEGVAVTDQLDVTPSRHLDLGQLHLAARINVSEWQNNKQSKQYISFIKGKNGKKVSEYFRDFIGCQEGVDGPGETRTLLKAFSDFVESEDLPEDSAREKTKTLVDYASSQAKLGEPMGLEELSELIDEERPKAFYDHIRNKDYGLSPEIPADKRTLNQFRRFTGRAEGLSISFEAHLLGSKIEYDEEAGTLVIKGLPTSLTDQLKRRN; this comes from the coding sequence ATGCCGATCCGTCATTGCATCGTCCACCTGATCGACAAAAAACCCGATGGCACGCCCGCAGTCCTGCACGCCCGTGACTCTGAACTGGCCGAGTCCGCCGCCATCGAGAACATGCTCGCCGACCTCAACGAGAGCTATAACGCCAAACAGGGCAAAGCCTGGGGGTTGTTCCATCCGGAGTCCGGCGCGTTCCCGTTCAGCGGCTGGCTGAAGGAATACATGGAAGGCGGCAAGGACTTCACTGCGTTCAGCAAAGTCGCGGTCGAGCATCTGCAGAAGTTGATGGAAGAGTCGAACCTGTCGGTCGGCGGCCACGTGTTGTTCGCCCACTATCAGCAAGGCATGACCGATTACCTGGCCATCGCCCTGCTGCACCACAGCGAAGGCGTGGCGGTAACCGATCAACTGGACGTGACCCCATCACGCCACCTCGACCTCGGTCAACTGCATCTCGCGGCGCGGATCAACGTTTCCGAGTGGCAGAACAACAAGCAGTCCAAGCAGTACATCTCGTTCATCAAGGGCAAGAACGGCAAGAAGGTCTCGGAGTACTTCCGCGACTTCATCGGCTGCCAGGAAGGGGTCGACGGCCCGGGCGAGACCCGCACCCTGCTCAAAGCCTTCAGCGACTTCGTCGAGAGCGAAGACCTGCCGGAAGATTCCGCCCGCGAGAAAACCAAGACCCTGGTCGACTACGCCAGCAGCCAGGCCAAACTCGGCGAGCCGATGGGCCTGGAAGAGCTCTCTGAGCTGATCGACGAAGAACGCCCGAAAGCGTTCTACGATCACATCCGCAACAAGGATTACGGCCTCTCGCCGGAGATCCCGGCGGATAAGCGCACGCTCAACCAGTTCCGTCGCTTCACCGGCCGCGCCGAAGGCCTGTCGATCAGCTTCGAAGCGCACCTGCTGGGCTCGAAGATCGAATACGACGAAGAGGCCGGGACGCTGGTCATCAAAGGCCTGCCGACCTCGCTCACCGATCAGCTGAAGCGTCGCAACTGA
- a CDS encoding CynX/NimT family MFS transporter has product MNLETEKTMSRPEVSPAPVRKAELEELLIDAEADDEQVQQSHPLVRRPWLLLLGLILVALNLRPALSSMAPLLSEVSKSLGLSAAQAGLLTTLPVLCLGLFAPLAPVLARRFGAERVVLGILLTLAGGIILRSNFGEIGLFAGSVLGGASIGIIGVLLPGIVKRDFAKHAGTMTGVYTMALCLGAAMAAGSSVPLSEHFDHSWAMGLGFWVIPALVAAVFWLPQIGQKHGAHNVAYRVRGLLRDPLAWQVTLYMGLQSSLAYIVFGWLPSILIGRGLTPTQAGLVLSGSVIIQLASSLAAPWLATRGKDQRLAIVVVMALTLGGLFGCLYAPIEGLWGWAILLGLGQGGTFSLALTLIVLRSRDSHVAANLSSMSQGFGYTLASMGPFAVGVVHDWTGGWNAVGWIFGIIGAGAILAGLGAGRALYVQVVSEKV; this is encoded by the coding sequence ATGAACCTTGAAACCGAGAAAACCATGTCCCGCCCAGAAGTCTCCCCAGCACCCGTTCGCAAGGCCGAGCTCGAAGAGTTGTTGATCGACGCCGAAGCCGATGACGAGCAGGTGCAGCAAAGCCATCCGCTGGTACGGCGTCCGTGGCTGTTGCTGCTGGGGTTGATTCTGGTGGCGTTGAACCTGCGTCCGGCGCTGTCGAGCATGGCGCCGCTGCTCAGCGAAGTGTCGAAAAGCCTTGGCTTGTCCGCCGCTCAGGCGGGTTTGCTGACGACGTTGCCGGTGCTCTGCCTCGGTCTGTTCGCGCCGCTGGCCCCGGTGCTCGCGCGGCGTTTCGGTGCCGAGCGGGTGGTGCTGGGGATTCTTCTGACACTGGCCGGCGGCATCATCCTGCGCAGCAACTTTGGCGAAATCGGTCTGTTCGCCGGCAGCGTGCTGGGCGGCGCGAGCATCGGCATCATCGGCGTGTTGCTGCCGGGCATCGTCAAGCGCGACTTCGCCAAACATGCCGGCACCATGACTGGCGTCTACACCATGGCTCTGTGCCTGGGCGCGGCGATGGCGGCGGGTTCCAGCGTGCCATTGAGCGAACACTTCGATCACAGCTGGGCCATGGGCCTGGGTTTCTGGGTGATACCGGCGCTGGTGGCGGCAGTGTTCTGGCTGCCGCAAATCGGCCAGAAGCACGGCGCACACAACGTTGCCTATCGAGTGCGCGGTCTGCTGCGTGATCCGCTGGCCTGGCAGGTGACCTTGTACATGGGGCTGCAGTCGTCGCTGGCCTACATCGTGTTCGGCTGGCTGCCGTCGATCCTCATCGGTCGCGGTCTGACGCCGACCCAGGCCGGCCTGGTGCTGTCCGGTTCGGTGATTATCCAGCTCGCCAGCTCCCTGGCGGCACCATGGCTGGCCACGCGCGGCAAGGATCAGCGGCTGGCGATCGTGGTGGTGATGGCGCTGACCCTCGGCGGCCTGTTCGGTTGCCTCTACGCGCCGATCGAAGGGTTGTGGGGCTGGGCGATCCTGCTGGGCCTGGGGCAGGGCGGTACGTTCAGCCTGGCGCTGACCCTGATCGTGCTGCGCTCGCGGGATTCCCACGTGGCGGCGAACCTGTCGAGCATGTCCCAGGGCTTCGGCTACACCCTCGCGTCCATGGGGCCGTTCGCGGTCGGCGTGGTGCACGACTGGACTGGCGGCTGGAACGCCGTGGGCTGGATCTTCGGCATCATCGGTGCGGGAGCGATACTCGCCGGCCTCGGCGCCGGGCGTGCGTTGTACGTGCAGGTGGTAAGCGAAAAGGTCTGA
- a CDS encoding type II toxin-antitoxin system MqsR family toxin translates to MEKNTPHYDLVVIKAEVRRLGKKAFTRSSAKSGEKLGFSFREMQEIVFELQNRMLHKSMTTYDDHRVWQDVYHITSQDQEIYIKVTYRPGGPPVISFKEKNP, encoded by the coding sequence ATGGAAAAGAACACACCCCATTACGACTTGGTGGTGATCAAGGCTGAGGTCAGGCGACTTGGCAAAAAAGCCTTCACCAGGTCTTCGGCAAAATCCGGTGAGAAGCTCGGCTTTAGCTTCAGAGAGATGCAAGAGATCGTTTTCGAGTTACAGAACAGGATGTTGCACAAATCCATGACCACTTATGACGATCATCGAGTCTGGCAGGACGTGTATCACATCACTTCACAAGATCAGGAGATTTACATCAAGGTGACCTACCGCCCAGGCGGCCCACCGGTAATTTCCTTCAAGGAGAAAAACCCATGA
- a CDS encoding amino acid ABC transporter permease, with amino-acid sequence MSTHTFKPDMPPPAKVFGPMAWIRANMFSSWLNTLLTLFAFYLIYLVVPPILSWAIIDANWVGTTRADCTKDGACWVFIQQRFGQFMYGYYPPELRWRVDLTVWLAVIGVAPLFIKRVAHKAVYGLSFLVVYPIVAWCLLHGGVFGLDTVATSQWGGLMLTLVIATVGIAGALPLGIVLALGRRSNMPAIRVVCVTFIEFWRGVPLITVLFMSSVMLPLFLPEGMNFDKLLRALIGVILFQSAYVAEVVRGGLQAIPKGQYEAAAAMGLGYWRAMGLVILPQALKLVIPGIVNTFIALFKDTSLVIIIGLFDLLNSVKQAAADPKWLGMATEGYVFAALVFWIFCFGMSRYSMHLERKLDTGHKR; translated from the coding sequence ATGAGTACTCATACTTTCAAACCCGACATGCCGCCGCCGGCCAAGGTCTTCGGCCCGATGGCGTGGATCCGCGCGAACATGTTCTCCAGCTGGCTCAACACCCTGCTGACCCTGTTTGCGTTCTACCTGATCTACCTGGTGGTGCCGCCGATCCTCAGCTGGGCGATCATCGATGCCAACTGGGTCGGCACCACCCGCGCCGACTGCACCAAGGACGGCGCTTGCTGGGTCTTCATCCAGCAGCGTTTCGGCCAGTTCATGTACGGCTACTACCCGCCGGAACTGCGCTGGCGCGTGGACCTGACCGTGTGGCTGGCGGTCATCGGCGTGGCGCCACTGTTCATCAAGCGCGTGGCGCACAAGGCGGTGTACGGCCTGAGCTTCCTGGTGGTCTACCCGATCGTTGCCTGGTGCCTGCTGCATGGCGGCGTCTTCGGCCTCGACACCGTTGCGACCAGCCAGTGGGGCGGTCTGATGCTGACCCTGGTGATCGCCACTGTCGGCATCGCCGGTGCGTTGCCGCTGGGGATTGTCCTGGCGCTGGGCCGACGCTCGAACATGCCGGCGATCCGTGTGGTCTGCGTGACCTTCATCGAGTTCTGGCGCGGCGTGCCGTTGATCACGGTGCTGTTCATGTCTTCGGTGATGCTGCCGCTGTTCCTGCCCGAAGGCATGAACTTCGACAAGCTGCTGCGGGCGCTGATCGGCGTGATCCTGTTCCAGTCGGCGTACGTCGCCGAGGTGGTGCGCGGCGGTCTGCAAGCGATCCCCAAAGGTCAGTACGAAGCCGCGGCCGCGATGGGCCTCGGTTACTGGCGCGCCATGGGCCTGGTGATTCTGCCGCAAGCCCTGAAACTGGTGATTCCCGGCATCGTCAACACCTTCATCGCGCTGTTCAAGGACACCAGCCTTGTGATCATCATCGGCCTTTTTGACCTGCTCAACAGCGTCAAGCAAGCCGCTGCCGATCCGAAATGGCTGGGCATGGCCACCGAAGGCTACGTGTTCGCCGCCCTGGTGTTCTGGATTTTCTGTTTTGGTATGTCGCGCTATTCCATGCACCTGGAACGCAAGCTCGACACTGGCCACAAGCGTTAG
- a CDS encoding amino acid ABC transporter permease, translating into MQNSIGAPKQRLSLSDPRVRAWVFQIITIVAVVSLGWYLFDNTQTNLQHRGITSGFDFLERSAGFGIAQHLISYTEADSYARVFVIGLLNTLLVTFIGVILATILGFIVGVARLSKNWIISKLATVYVEVFRNIPPLLQILFWYFAVFLTMPGPRNSHNFGDTFFVSSRGLNMPAAQMADGFWAFVISIVVAIVAIVLMSRWANKRFEATGEPFHKFWAGLALFLVIPAVCALIFGAPVHWEMPKLQGFNFVGGWVLIPELLALTLALTVYTAAFIAEIVRSGIKSVSHGQTEAAHSLGLRNGPTLRKVIIPQALRVIIPPLTSQYLNLAKNSSLAAGIGYPEMVSLFAGTVLNQTGQAIEVIAITMSVYLAISISISLLMNWYNKRIALIER; encoded by the coding sequence ATGCAAAATTCAATCGGCGCACCAAAGCAGAGGCTCAGCCTCAGCGATCCACGAGTGCGTGCGTGGGTATTTCAGATCATCACCATCGTGGCGGTGGTCTCCCTGGGCTGGTATCTGTTCGATAACACCCAGACCAACCTGCAACACCGGGGTATCACTTCGGGGTTCGACTTTCTCGAGCGCAGTGCCGGGTTCGGCATCGCTCAACACCTGATCTCCTACACCGAAGCGGACAGTTATGCCCGGGTGTTCGTCATCGGCCTGCTCAACACGCTGCTGGTGACCTTCATCGGCGTGATCCTGGCCACGATCCTCGGCTTCATCGTCGGCGTCGCGCGCCTGTCGAAGAACTGGATCATTTCCAAACTGGCAACGGTGTACGTGGAGGTTTTCCGTAACATCCCGCCTCTGCTGCAGATCCTGTTCTGGTACTTCGCGGTGTTCCTGACCATGCCGGGGCCGCGCAACAGCCATAACTTCGGCGATACCTTCTTCGTCAGCAGCCGTGGCCTGAACATGCCGGCCGCGCAAATGGCCGACGGCTTCTGGGCGTTCGTGATCAGCATCGTGGTGGCTATCGTCGCTATCGTGCTGATGAGCCGCTGGGCCAACAAGCGCTTTGAAGCCACTGGCGAGCCGTTCCACAAGTTCTGGGCCGGCCTGGCGCTGTTCCTGGTGATTCCGGCGGTGTGCGCGCTGATTTTCGGTGCACCCGTGCACTGGGAAATGCCGAAGCTGCAAGGCTTCAACTTCGTCGGTGGCTGGGTGCTGATTCCGGAACTGCTGGCCTTGACCCTGGCGCTGACGGTGTACACCGCGGCGTTCATCGCCGAGATCGTGCGTTCGGGCATCAAGTCGGTCAGCCACGGCCAGACCGAAGCGGCGCATTCGCTCGGCCTGCGCAACGGTCCGACCCTGCGCAAGGTGATCATTCCGCAAGCGCTGCGGGTCATCATCCCGCCGCTGACCAGCCAATACCTGAACCTGGCGAAGAACTCCTCGCTGGCGGCCGGTATCGGTTATCCGGAAATGGTTTCGCTGTTCGCCGGCACCGTGCTGAACCAGACCGGTCAGGCCATCGAAGTCATTGCCATCACCATGAGCGTGTACCTGGCGATCAGTATCAGCATTTCCCTGCTGATGAACTGGTACAACAAGCGCATTGCGCTGATCGAGCGGTAA
- a CDS encoding HU family DNA-binding protein has product MALTKDQLIADIAEAIDAPKTTARAALDQLGQIVADQLENGAEITLPGIGKLKVTERPARTGRNPSTGAAIEIPAKKVIKLVVAKGLTDAVNK; this is encoded by the coding sequence ATGGCTCTTACTAAAGACCAACTGATCGCCGACATCGCCGAAGCTATCGACGCGCCGAAAACCACCGCGCGTGCCGCTCTGGACCAACTGGGCCAAATCGTTGCCGATCAGCTGGAAAACGGTGCCGAAATCACTTTGCCAGGTATCGGCAAGCTGAAAGTGACCGAGCGTCCTGCCCGCACTGGCCGTAACCCATCGACTGGCGCTGCCATCGAAATCCCTGCCAAGAAAGTGATCAAGCTGGTTGTGGCCAAAGGCCTGACCGACGCTGTGAACAAGTAA
- the rlmF gene encoding 23S rRNA (adenine(1618)-N(6))-methyltransferase RlmF — protein sequence MNAPRTPKPARKKTDSATPAKPVEPRKEASLHPRNRHQGRYDFPALIKTTPELAKFVITNPYGKESIDFASPDAVRVFNRALLKSFYGIQHWDIPADYLCPPVPGRADYIHFLADLLASNNDGVVPRGAIVNVLDIGMGANCVYPLIGNSEYRWHFLGSEIDPTAVAAARAIVQSNDLNKVIQLRQQENRKHILIGLLEPGERFDLTMCNPPFHASMEEATKGSERKWRALGKADPKRKLPVLNFGGQSAELWCEGGEARFVTQLIAESANFAHKVLWFSTLVSKASNLPAIETALKKAGALESQVVEMSQGQKQSRFVAWTFQTKSEQQIWRRERWVRK from the coding sequence ATGAACGCCCCACGTACACCGAAACCTGCGCGCAAGAAGACTGACTCCGCTACCCCGGCCAAGCCCGTGGAACCGCGTAAAGAAGCCAGCCTGCACCCGCGCAATCGCCATCAGGGTCGTTACGACTTCCCGGCGCTGATCAAGACCACGCCGGAACTGGCGAAGTTCGTGATCACCAACCCGTACGGCAAGGAAAGCATCGACTTCGCCAGTCCCGATGCGGTGCGTGTGTTCAACCGGGCGTTGCTCAAGTCGTTCTACGGCATCCAGCACTGGGACATCCCGGCCGATTATCTGTGCCCGCCGGTGCCGGGCCGTGCCGACTACATCCATTTTCTGGCTGACCTGCTGGCCAGCAACAACGACGGCGTGGTTCCGCGCGGTGCCATCGTCAATGTGCTGGATATCGGCATGGGCGCCAACTGCGTTTACCCGCTGATCGGTAACAGCGAATATCGCTGGCACTTCCTGGGCTCGGAGATCGATCCGACCGCCGTGGCTGCTGCCAGGGCCATCGTGCAGTCCAACGACCTGAACAAGGTCATCCAGCTGCGCCAGCAGGAAAACCGCAAGCACATCCTGATCGGCCTGCTGGAGCCAGGCGAGCGCTTTGACCTGACCATGTGCAACCCGCCGTTCCACGCGTCGATGGAAGAAGCCACCAAGGGCAGCGAGCGTAAATGGCGAGCCTTGGGCAAGGCCGACCCGAAACGCAAACTGCCGGTGCTGAACTTTGGCGGTCAGTCGGCCGAACTGTGGTGTGAAGGCGGCGAAGCGCGTTTCGTGACGCAACTGATTGCCGAAAGTGCGAACTTTGCGCACAAGGTGCTGTGGTTCAGCACCCTGGTCTCGAAAGCCTCGAACCTGCCTGCCATCGAAACCGCACTGAAAAAAGCCGGTGCGCTGGAAAGCCAGGTGGTGGAGATGTCCCAGGGGCAGAAGCAGAGCCGTTTCGTTGCCTGGACCTTCCAGACCAAGTCCGAGCAGCAGATCTGGCGGCGCGAACGCTGGGTTCGCAAGTAA
- a CDS encoding GIY-YIG nuclease family protein, with protein MTSLSEKPLDADAPVSKSWFVYLVRAANGSLYCGISDDPVRRFAKHQSGKGARFFLSSPAMALVYTERCRDKGDALRQERLIKKLRKSAKECLVASYRPD; from the coding sequence GTGACCAGCCTCAGCGAAAAACCCCTCGATGCCGACGCTCCAGTGAGCAAGTCCTGGTTCGTCTACCTCGTACGCGCCGCCAACGGTTCGCTGTACTGCGGGATCAGCGATGATCCCGTGCGCCGTTTCGCCAAGCACCAGAGCGGCAAAGGCGCGCGATTCTTTCTCTCAAGCCCGGCGATGGCGCTGGTCTACACCGAGCGTTGTCGCGACAAGGGTGATGCGTTGCGTCAGGAGCGATTGATCAAGAAGCTCAGGAAGAGTGCGAAGGAGTGTCTGGTGGCGTCTTATCGGCCTGATTGA
- a CDS encoding FadR/GntR family transcriptional regulator, producing the protein MSDISPLIKRSLVDQALDQLRQRITDGTWQVGQRLPTEPELCAELGISRNTVREAMRVLAFSGLIEIRQGDGSYLRAVVDPMDTLKALSKCSLDQARETRHILEVEAIGLAALRRTDEDLVALREALGVAGSHYHGDLDSYIRCDLVFHRRLVDAAHNPTLSELYRYFSSIVGAQLRQTLNIVPRRQEVFDLHVALLEAVEQRDPERAKALSRQLINEP; encoded by the coding sequence ATGTCAGACATTTCTCCACTCATTAAGCGATCCCTGGTCGATCAGGCCCTGGATCAATTGCGCCAGCGCATCACCGACGGCACGTGGCAGGTCGGTCAGCGTTTGCCGACCGAGCCCGAGCTGTGTGCCGAGCTCGGCATCAGCCGCAACACCGTGCGCGAGGCGATGCGGGTGCTGGCGTTTTCCGGGTTGATCGAAATTCGTCAGGGTGACGGCAGTTACCTGCGGGCGGTGGTCGATCCGATGGACACGCTCAAGGCACTGTCGAAATGCTCGCTGGATCAGGCCCGGGAAACCCGGCACATCCTCGAAGTCGAGGCCATTGGCCTGGCGGCATTACGCCGGACCGATGAAGACCTCGTCGCGTTGCGCGAGGCGCTGGGTGTCGCCGGCAGCCACTACCACGGCGATCTCGACAGTTACATCCGCTGCGATCTGGTCTTCCACCGTCGTCTGGTGGATGCCGCGCACAACCCGACCCTCAGCGAGCTGTATCGCTATTTTTCCAGCATCGTCGGCGCGCAATTGCGCCAGACCCTGAACATCGTCCCCCGTCGACAGGAAGTCTTCGATTTGCACGTCGCCTTGCTTGAGGCCGTCGAGCAACGCGATCCGGAGCGGGCCAAAGCCCTGTCGAGGCAGTTGATCAATGAACCTTGA
- a CDS encoding nuclear transport factor 2 family protein: protein MSEEAHSALITRFYQAFQRLDAEAMAACYTDDVVFSDPAFGELRGRDAGDMWRMLTTRAKDFSLTFDNVRADERSGGAHWVATYLFSQTGNIVINDIQARFVFRDGRICEHHDHFDLWRWSRQALGFKGLLLGWTPLVRNAVRAQALKGLKAFQASR, encoded by the coding sequence ATGAGTGAAGAAGCCCACAGCGCCCTGATCACCCGTTTCTACCAGGCTTTCCAGCGCCTCGACGCCGAGGCCATGGCGGCTTGCTACACCGACGACGTGGTGTTCAGCGATCCGGCCTTCGGCGAGCTGCGCGGCCGCGATGCCGGCGATATGTGGCGGATGCTCACCACCCGCGCCAAGGACTTCTCCCTGACCTTCGACAATGTTCGCGCCGACGAGCGCAGCGGCGGCGCCCACTGGGTAGCGACGTACCTGTTCAGCCAGACCGGCAACATCGTGATCAACGACATCCAGGCACGTTTCGTCTTCCGTGACGGCAGGATCTGCGAACACCACGACCACTTCGATCTGTGGCGCTGGTCGCGCCAGGCACTGGGTTTCAAAGGCCTGCTGCTGGGCTGGACGCCGCTGGTGCGCAACGCCGTCCGCGCCCAGGCGCTGAAAGGGCTGAAGGCATTTCAAGCGAGTCGCTGA
- a CDS encoding amino acid ABC transporter ATP-binding protein, with protein MSEAIKKPVGPEGIIQMQGVNKWYGQFHVLKDINLNVRQGERIVLCGPSGSGKSTTIRCLNRLEEHQQGRIVVDGVELTNDLKQIEAIRREVGMVFQHFNLFPHLTILQNCTLAPMWVRKMPKRKAEEIAMHYLERVRIPEQAHKYPGQLSGGQQQRVAIARALCMKPKIMLFDEPTSALDPEMVKEVLDTMIGLAEDGMTMLCVTHEMGFARTVANRVIFMDKGEIVEQAAPNDFFDNPQNDRTKLFLSQILH; from the coding sequence ATGAGCGAAGCAATCAAAAAGCCAGTGGGCCCTGAAGGCATCATTCAGATGCAGGGCGTGAACAAGTGGTACGGCCAGTTCCATGTGCTGAAAGACATTAACCTCAACGTGCGTCAGGGCGAGCGTATCGTGCTGTGCGGTCCGTCGGGTTCCGGCAAGTCCACGACCATCCGCTGCCTCAACCGTCTGGAAGAGCACCAGCAGGGCCGCATCGTGGTCGATGGCGTGGAGCTGACCAACGACCTCAAGCAGATCGAAGCGATCCGCCGTGAAGTCGGCATGGTGTTCCAGCACTTCAACCTGTTTCCGCACCTGACCATCCTGCAGAACTGCACCCTGGCGCCTATGTGGGTGCGCAAGATGCCCAAGCGCAAGGCCGAGGAAATCGCCATGCATTACCTGGAGCGCGTACGCATTCCGGAGCAGGCGCACAAGTACCCGGGGCAACTGTCCGGCGGTCAGCAGCAGCGTGTGGCGATCGCCCGCGCACTGTGCATGAAACCGAAAATCATGCTGTTCGACGAACCGACCTCGGCACTCGACCCGGAGATGGTGAAGGAGGTACTGGACACCATGATCGGCCTGGCCGAAGACGGCATGACCATGCTCTGCGTGACCCACGAAATGGGCTTCGCCCGCACCGTGGCCAACCGCGTGATCTTCATGGACAAGGGCGAAATCGTTGAGCAGGCGGCACCGAACGACTTCTTCGACAATCCACAGAATGATCGGACCAAGTTGTTCCTGAGTCAGATTCTGCATTGA
- a CDS encoding glutathione S-transferase family protein, giving the protein MSELILHHYPTSPFAEKARLLLGFKGLSWRSVHISPVMPKPDLTALTGGYRKTPVLQIGADIYCDTALIARRLEQEKAQPSFFPEGQEMIAASFATWADSVVFQHAVSLVFQPESVAVRFGKLPPEAIKAFLADRAGLFSGGSATRLSAEQAKHNWPTLMARLEQQLQREDGDFLFGEPSIADFSMAHPLWFLKATHVTAPLVDAYPAVSAWLGRVLGFGHGAASEMSSEEALEIARSSTPAALPDEVFTDPNGFVAGQQVLIAATDYGVDPVAGELLFAGREELILRREDERGGVVHVHFPRFGFRIEKR; this is encoded by the coding sequence ATGTCCGAGTTGATTCTGCATCATTACCCGACCTCTCCATTCGCCGAAAAGGCCCGGCTGCTGTTGGGTTTCAAGGGCTTGTCCTGGCGTTCGGTGCACATCTCGCCGGTGATGCCGAAACCGGACCTGACCGCCCTGACCGGTGGCTACCGCAAGACCCCGGTGCTGCAGATCGGCGCCGACATCTACTGCGACACCGCGCTGATCGCCCGTCGCCTCGAGCAGGAAAAGGCCCAGCCTTCGTTCTTCCCGGAAGGTCAGGAAATGATCGCCGCCAGTTTTGCCACATGGGCGGACTCGGTTGTATTTCAGCACGCAGTGAGCCTGGTATTTCAGCCGGAATCGGTTGCGGTGCGATTTGGCAAGTTGCCGCCGGAAGCGATCAAGGCGTTTCTTGCTGATCGTGCCGGGCTGTTCAGCGGTGGCAGTGCGACCAGGCTTTCAGCGGAGCAGGCCAAGCACAATTGGCCGACCCTTATGGCGCGTCTGGAGCAACAGTTGCAGCGTGAAGACGGTGACTTCCTGTTCGGCGAGCCGTCGATTGCTGACTTCTCCATGGCCCATCCGTTGTGGTTCCTCAAGGCCACGCACGTGACGGCGCCCTTGGTGGACGCTTATCCGGCAGTGTCTGCGTGGCTGGGGCGTGTGCTCGGTTTTGGCCATGGCGCGGCCAGCGAGATGAGCTCCGAGGAGGCACTGGAGATCGCGCGCAGCTCGACCCCTGCAGCGTTGCCGGATGAGGTATTCACTGATCCGAACGGGTTCGTGGCAGGTCAGCAGGTGCTGATCGCAGCGACAGACTACGGCGTTGATCCGGTCGCCGGTGAGCTGCTGTTTGCCGGTCGCGAGGAGCTGATCCTGCGCCGTGAAGACGAACGCGGCGGTGTGGTGCATGTGCACTTCCCGCGTTTCGGTTTCCGAATCGAGAAACGCTGA
- a CDS encoding type II toxin-antitoxin system MqsA family antitoxin, translating into MKTQQCVSCGAREGMRHFEGRAETLSVKGMERRVDNLSGWECQKCGEVEWDFDTDSAERFGEAGDELVFAARQMIGDEMRRIRRKLHLTQKETVQLLSGGGHNAFSRYERGEILPPKALILLMRLLDRYPHLLTDAKSLGEGADLRGFTHTVHKEHETLTVS; encoded by the coding sequence ATGAAAACCCAGCAATGTGTCAGCTGCGGTGCACGTGAGGGAATGAGGCATTTCGAGGGTCGCGCCGAAACCTTGAGTGTCAAAGGCATGGAGCGCCGTGTAGATAATCTTTCTGGCTGGGAGTGCCAGAAGTGCGGTGAGGTCGAGTGGGACTTCGACACTGACAGCGCGGAACGTTTTGGGGAAGCAGGGGATGAACTGGTATTCGCTGCCAGGCAAATGATCGGTGACGAGATGAGGCGTATCCGTCGAAAATTGCACCTTACGCAAAAAGAGACAGTGCAATTATTGTCGGGTGGAGGACATAACGCTTTCTCTCGCTACGAGCGCGGCGAAATATTGCCGCCCAAAGCACTGATACTGCTGATGCGACTGTTGGATCGTTACCCGCACTTGCTGACTGATGCGAAGTCTCTCGGCGAAGGAGCAGACTTGAGAGGCTTCACGCACACCGTCCACAAAGAACACGAAACCCTCACCGTGTCCTGA